One Candidatus Methylomirabilota bacterium DNA segment encodes these proteins:
- a CDS encoding ABC transporter permease — protein sequence STELAFWTALASTAIGTAASLALVRGRFRGRDLLNAFVTSPLLLPQILTGVALLQFYTLLKMHASYGAMLIGHIVVTTPYVIRTVTATLTHFDMALEEAAQNLGAHPVRAFFEVTLGVIKPGVVAGAIFAFAISFDNFTLSLFLTSSKLTPLPIELFAYLKYSFDPTAAAVSAFAIGVALVLVLGIARFMGLEEFTGF from the coding sequence GTCCACCGAGCTGGCGTTCTGGACCGCGCTCGCCTCCACCGCGATCGGCACCGCCGCCTCCCTCGCGCTGGTGCGGGGGCGCTTCCGCGGCCGCGACCTGCTCAACGCCTTCGTGACCTCGCCGCTGCTGCTGCCCCAGATCCTCACCGGCGTCGCCCTGCTGCAGTTCTACACGCTGCTCAAGATGCACGCCTCCTACGGCGCGATGCTCATCGGCCACATCGTGGTCACCACCCCCTACGTGATCCGCACCGTCACCGCGACCCTGACCCACTTCGACATGGCCCTGGAGGAAGCGGCCCAGAACCTGGGCGCGCACCCGGTGCGCGCGTTCTTCGAGGTCACCCTGGGCGTGATCAAGCCGGGCGTGGTGGCGGGCGCGATCTTCGCCTTCGCCATCTCCTTCGACAACTTCACCCTGTCGCTCTTCCTGACCAGCTCGAAGCTGACCCCCCTGCCCATCGAGCTGTTCGCCTATCTCAAATACTCCTTCGATCCCACCGCGGCCGCGGTCTCCGCCTTCGCGATCGGGGTGGCCCTGGTGCTCGTCCTGGGCATCGCGCGCTTCATGGGCCTCGAGGAGTTCACCGGATTCTGA